From the Microbacterium thalassium genome, one window contains:
- a CDS encoding ABC transporter ATP-binding protein: MGMRGGGGGHGGGPPAFRGVDIEAQKRLNAQAPKIPHLGARVVALFRPYTGRIAVTALLVVAGAAIAVIPALLVQRVFDEALFPLSGGGPDLPLLWELVGAMIGLFLLSAALGVVQTWLTSTVGNRVTGDLRVRLFDHLQAMELGFFTRTKTGVIQSRLQNDVGGVSGVLTNTVTSILGNAVTVIASLVAMVIIDWRLTLIAVVMMPFLVIVQRRVGQVRARIAGETQESLSELTAITQETLSVSGILLSKSFNRQRTESARYGDENVNQVRLQVRRAMSGQGFFAVVQVMMASVPAVIYLVSGYFVAGGADTITAGTIVAFTTVQARLLMPLMGLMRVALDVQTSAALFARIFEYLDLVPAITDAPDAIGVEDAPGPVGRIEFRDVVFRYPDAGPDARATLDGVSFVAEPGRHVAFVGPSGAGKTTILYLTPRLYEASGGSVLFAGADVRGLRQESIVDHVGIVSQETYLFHASIRENLRYAKPEATDAEIEGACRAANIHHVIAGFERGYDTVVGERGYRLSGGEKQRIAIARVLLKDPPVLLLDEATSALDTVSERVVQDAIDAAARGRTTLTIAHRLSTVVGADRIHVVEAGRIVETGTHAELLAAGGLYADLAAEQLAASRIIDAEEAAESGRSA, translated from the coding sequence ATGGGCATGCGGGGCGGCGGGGGCGGCCACGGGGGCGGTCCGCCGGCGTTCCGCGGCGTCGACATCGAGGCGCAGAAGCGGCTGAACGCGCAGGCGCCGAAGATCCCGCACCTGGGCGCACGCGTCGTCGCGCTGTTCCGCCCGTACACCGGCCGCATCGCCGTCACCGCGCTCCTGGTCGTCGCCGGCGCCGCGATCGCGGTGATCCCTGCGCTGCTGGTGCAGCGCGTGTTCGACGAAGCGCTGTTCCCCCTCTCGGGCGGCGGTCCCGATCTGCCGCTGCTGTGGGAGCTCGTCGGGGCCATGATCGGGCTGTTCCTGCTGTCGGCCGCCCTCGGGGTCGTGCAGACGTGGCTGACCTCGACGGTCGGCAACCGCGTGACCGGCGACCTGCGCGTGCGCCTGTTCGACCACCTCCAGGCGATGGAGCTCGGATTCTTCACGCGCACCAAGACGGGGGTCATCCAATCCCGTCTGCAGAACGACGTCGGCGGTGTGTCGGGGGTCCTGACCAACACCGTCACGAGCATCCTGGGCAACGCCGTGACCGTCATCGCCTCGCTCGTGGCGATGGTGATCATCGATTGGCGCCTCACGCTCATCGCGGTCGTGATGATGCCGTTCCTCGTGATCGTGCAGCGGCGCGTGGGGCAGGTGCGCGCGCGCATCGCGGGCGAGACGCAGGAGTCGCTGTCGGAGCTGACCGCCATCACGCAGGAGACCCTGAGCGTGTCGGGCATCCTGCTGTCGAAGTCGTTCAACCGTCAGCGCACCGAGTCGGCCCGCTACGGCGACGAGAACGTCAACCAGGTGCGGCTCCAGGTGCGACGCGCGATGAGCGGCCAGGGGTTCTTCGCGGTCGTGCAGGTGATGATGGCGAGCGTCCCGGCCGTCATCTACCTCGTGTCCGGGTACTTCGTCGCCGGCGGCGCCGACACCATCACGGCGGGCACCATCGTGGCGTTCACGACGGTGCAGGCCCGGCTGCTGATGCCGCTCATGGGCCTCATGCGCGTGGCGCTGGACGTGCAGACCTCGGCGGCGCTGTTCGCCCGCATCTTCGAGTACCTCGACCTCGTGCCCGCGATCACCGACGCCCCCGATGCGATCGGCGTCGAGGACGCGCCGGGCCCGGTCGGGCGGATCGAGTTCCGCGACGTCGTGTTCCGGTACCCGGATGCCGGCCCCGACGCGCGCGCGACGCTCGACGGCGTCAGCTTCGTCGCCGAGCCGGGTCGCCACGTGGCGTTCGTCGGGCCTTCGGGTGCGGGCAAGACCACGATCCTGTACCTCACGCCGCGCCTGTACGAGGCCTCGGGCGGCAGCGTGCTGTTCGCCGGCGCCGACGTGCGGGGGCTGCGCCAGGAGTCGATCGTCGACCACGTCGGGATCGTGTCGCAGGAGACGTACCTGTTCCACGCGAGCATCCGCGAGAACCTGCGCTACGCCAAGCCCGAGGCGACGGATGCCGAGATCGAGGGCGCCTGCCGCGCCGCGAACATCCACCACGTGATCGCCGGATTCGAGCGGGGCTACGACACCGTCGTGGGAGAGCGCGGCTACCGGCTGTCGGGCGGCGAGAAGCAGCGCATCGCGATCGCGCGCGTGCTGCTGAAGGACCCGCCGGTGCTGCTGCTGGACGAGGCCACCTCGGCGCTGGACACCGTGTCGGAGCGCGTCGTGCAGGACGCCATCGACGCCGCCGCACGCGGGCGCACGACCCTCACGATCGCCCACCGGCTGTCGACGGTCGTCGGCGCCGACCGCATCCACGTCGTCGAGGCGGGGCGCATCGTCGAGACCGGCACGCACGCGGAGCTGCTCGCTGCCGGCGGGCTCTACGCCGATCTCGCCGCCGAGCAGCTCGCGGCATCCCGCATCATCGACGCCGAGGAGGCCGCCGAGTCCGGCCGATCCGCGTGA
- a CDS encoding MDR family MFS transporter → MSRTGSIPVPRGAGDALRPEENRVIWLLLAAAFVAILNETTMGVAIPHLIDDLGITALAAQWLTTAFMLTMAVVIPITGFLLRRFTTRAMFIAAMSLFSLGTLIALLAPGFEVLLAARVVQASGTAIMMPLLMTTLMELVPPASRGRMMGRVSVVISLAPAIGPTLSGFLLDAVGWRSIFGFVLPIAVLALAAGARWMVNLGEPTHAPIDALSVVLSALGFGGLVFGLSQIGGAAAHGGEAATAAEAAAGTVSTVSLWVSLSVAVVALGLFVWRQLVLQRIDDALLDLRVFRSGNFTLSIVHMLVMSTAFFGTITLLPLFMQSVLGVSALETGLVVLPGALVMGLAGPVIGRIYDRWGTRVLLIPGTALTSAMLWFYTTYDESTTILTIAIAQTVLSLGLAMSFTPLFTASLASLDRPFYSYGSAVLATTQQVGGAAGIALLVTIFSGVSASEVAAGAAETAAGVSGTRAAFLLAAIVSVPLLISAVLIRKPDESGADLPAGFH, encoded by the coding sequence ATGAGCCGCACGGGGAGCATTCCCGTGCCCCGGGGTGCGGGAGACGCGCTGCGCCCCGAGGAGAACCGGGTCATCTGGCTGCTGCTGGCCGCCGCCTTCGTCGCCATCCTCAACGAGACGACGATGGGGGTGGCGATCCCCCACCTGATCGACGACCTCGGCATCACGGCCCTCGCCGCGCAGTGGCTCACCACGGCGTTCATGCTGACGATGGCCGTCGTCATCCCCATCACGGGCTTCCTGCTCCGCCGCTTCACGACCCGCGCGATGTTCATCGCGGCGATGTCGCTGTTCTCGCTCGGCACGCTGATCGCCCTGCTCGCGCCCGGATTCGAAGTGCTGCTGGCGGCCCGCGTCGTCCAGGCCTCCGGCACGGCCATCATGATGCCGCTGCTGATGACGACGCTCATGGAGCTCGTGCCGCCCGCGTCGCGCGGCCGCATGATGGGCCGCGTCAGCGTCGTCATCTCGCTCGCGCCCGCGATCGGCCCGACGCTGTCGGGCTTCCTCCTGGACGCGGTCGGGTGGCGCTCGATCTTCGGCTTCGTGCTCCCGATCGCCGTGCTCGCCCTCGCCGCCGGTGCACGGTGGATGGTCAACCTCGGCGAGCCGACGCACGCCCCGATCGACGCCCTCTCCGTCGTCCTGTCGGCCCTCGGCTTCGGCGGACTCGTGTTCGGCCTCAGCCAGATCGGGGGCGCCGCGGCCCACGGCGGCGAGGCGGCCACGGCGGCCGAAGCCGCCGCCGGCACCGTGTCCACGGTGTCGCTGTGGGTGTCGCTGTCGGTCGCGGTCGTCGCGCTCGGCCTGTTCGTGTGGCGCCAGCTGGTCCTGCAGCGCATCGACGACGCGCTGCTGGATCTGCGCGTGTTCCGCTCGGGCAACTTCACGCTGTCGATCGTCCACATGCTCGTGATGTCGACGGCGTTCTTCGGCACGATCACGCTGCTGCCGCTGTTCATGCAGAGCGTGCTGGGCGTCTCGGCGCTCGAGACCGGGCTGGTCGTGCTGCCGGGAGCGCTCGTGATGGGCCTGGCCGGGCCCGTCATCGGTCGCATCTACGACCGCTGGGGCACGCGGGTCCTGCTGATCCCGGGGACCGCGCTGACCAGCGCCATGCTGTGGTTCTACACGACCTACGACGAGTCGACCACGATCCTCACGATCGCGATCGCCCAGACGGTGCTCTCGCTCGGCCTCGCGATGTCGTTCACGCCGCTGTTCACGGCCTCCCTCGCCTCGCTGGACCGGCCCTTCTACTCGTACGGCTCCGCCGTGCTCGCCACCACCCAGCAGGTCGGCGGCGCCGCCGGCATCGCGCTGCTGGTGACGATCTTCTCGGGCGTCTCCGCGTCCGAGGTCGCCGCCGGCGCCGCCGAGACCGCCGCGGGCGTGAGCGGCACCCGCGCGGCGTTCCTGCTCGCGGCGATCGTCTCGGTGCCGCTGCTGATCAGCGCCGTGCTGATCCGCAAGCCCGACGAGTCGGGCGCGGACCTGCCGGCCGGCTTCCACTGA
- a CDS encoding DNA-formamidopyrimidine glycosylase family protein produces MPESPEVDALVGFLDDSLRGRRITGIEVVEFRAWKSRDRPPESFIGAPVTGVRRFGKHVALLTDRDDLVIGLGRAGWIRIRATGDAAAAEDEPPAIVGFAFDDGTTLEVTDAGEWLSIAVTAAEDPVLAGSVARLGPDPLGQTYTRADFDRALGTRRKQLKALLQEQQSMAGIGNAYSDEILHAAGLSPVVRASDLDDAERDRLYAAVRTVLSDAARDRRGIPISDQKAAKVAAMRVHGRTGEPCPVCGVAIEDLPGSKGGAQYCPGCQTGGVPLGG; encoded by the coding sequence ATGCCGGAGTCGCCCGAGGTCGACGCGCTCGTCGGGTTCCTCGACGACTCGCTGCGCGGACGCCGCATCACCGGCATCGAGGTCGTCGAGTTCCGCGCGTGGAAGAGCAGGGACCGCCCGCCCGAGTCGTTCATCGGCGCCCCGGTGACCGGCGTGCGGCGATTCGGCAAGCATGTCGCGCTGCTGACCGACCGCGACGATCTCGTGATCGGTCTCGGCCGCGCCGGGTGGATCCGCATCCGGGCGACCGGCGACGCCGCCGCGGCCGAGGACGAGCCGCCGGCGATCGTGGGCTTCGCCTTCGACGACGGGACGACGCTCGAGGTCACGGATGCGGGGGAGTGGCTCTCGATCGCGGTCACCGCCGCGGAGGACCCCGTGCTCGCGGGCTCCGTCGCACGGCTCGGGCCCGATCCCCTCGGGCAGACGTACACGCGGGCGGACTTCGACCGGGCGCTCGGCACCCGCCGCAAGCAGCTGAAGGCGCTGCTCCAGGAGCAGCAGAGCATGGCCGGCATCGGCAACGCCTACTCGGACGAGATCCTGCACGCGGCCGGCCTGTCGCCGGTCGTGCGCGCATCCGACCTCGACGACGCCGAGCGCGACCGGCTCTACGCGGCCGTGCGCACCGTGCTGTCCGACGCCGCGCGCGATCGCCGCGGCATCCCGATCTCCGATCAGAAGGCGGCCAAGGTCGCCGCGATGCGCGTGCACGGCCGCACCGGCGAGCCGTGTCCCGTGTGCGGCGTCGCGATAGAGGATCTCCCCGGCTCGAAGGGCGGAGCCCAGTACTGCCCGGGGTGTCAGACGGGAGGGGTGCCGCTCGGCGGCTGA
- a CDS encoding Dyp-type peroxidase has translation MTPSDREPRPGRAASTRRQFLLGGAVVGAGAAAAIGIDYALNGGREDAAATASAQAPLNGTVTVPFHGVHQAGIDTDAQAHGLFVALDLHDDVDRDGLRRMMSILTDDARRLTQGEAALADSEPELAVAPARLTVTFGFGPGFVERAGGARPAWLQPLPAFSIDRLAGTHDGGDLLLQIAADDALTVSHAARMLLKDARGFASVRWTQSGFRRAHGSVAPGTTMRNLFGQVDGTANATPGTAEFDRVVWSSDGWLAGGTSMVVRRIAMDLEGWDKLDRSGREQSVGRTLANGAPLTGADEHDEPDFEATTPIGFPVIPEFSHMRRSRSDDEGERIFRRSFNYDESPAAGEISDSGLVFVSFQADVDRQFVPIQRRLDELDLLNQWTTPIGSAVFAIPPGCAEGGYIGETLLA, from the coding sequence GTGACCCCCTCCGACCGGGAGCCGCGCCCCGGTCGGGCGGCCTCGACCCGGCGGCAGTTCCTCCTCGGAGGGGCCGTCGTCGGGGCCGGGGCGGCGGCCGCCATCGGCATCGACTACGCGCTGAACGGCGGACGCGAGGACGCCGCGGCGACCGCGTCCGCGCAGGCGCCGCTCAACGGCACCGTCACGGTTCCCTTCCACGGCGTCCACCAGGCGGGGATCGACACGGATGCCCAGGCTCACGGCCTGTTCGTCGCCCTCGATCTGCACGACGACGTCGACCGCGACGGGCTTCGCCGCATGATGAGCATCCTCACCGACGACGCGCGCCGCCTCACGCAGGGCGAAGCGGCACTGGCGGACTCCGAGCCCGAGCTCGCCGTCGCGCCCGCGCGGCTCACGGTGACCTTCGGGTTCGGCCCCGGCTTCGTCGAGCGGGCGGGCGGCGCCAGGCCCGCGTGGCTGCAGCCGCTGCCGGCGTTCTCGATCGACCGGCTCGCGGGCACCCACGACGGCGGCGACCTGCTGCTGCAGATCGCCGCCGACGACGCGCTCACGGTCTCGCACGCCGCGCGCATGCTGCTGAAGGACGCGCGCGGCTTCGCGTCGGTGCGCTGGACGCAGAGCGGCTTCCGCCGCGCCCACGGGTCGGTGGCGCCCGGCACGACGATGCGCAACCTGTTCGGACAGGTGGACGGCACCGCCAATGCGACGCCGGGCACCGCGGAGTTCGACCGCGTCGTGTGGAGCTCGGACGGCTGGCTCGCGGGCGGCACGAGCATGGTCGTGCGCCGCATCGCCATGGACCTCGAGGGCTGGGACAAGCTCGACCGCTCGGGCCGCGAGCAGTCGGTCGGACGGACCCTCGCCAACGGCGCGCCGCTCACGGGCGCCGACGAGCACGACGAGCCCGACTTCGAGGCGACCACGCCCATCGGGTTCCCGGTGATCCCCGAGTTCTCGCACATGCGCCGATCGCGCAGCGACGACGAGGGCGAGCGCATCTTCCGCCGCTCGTTCAACTACGACGAGTCGCCCGCAGCCGGCGAGATCTCCGATTCCGGGCTCGTGTTCGTCTCGTTCCAGGCGGACGTCGACCGTCAGTTCGTGCCGATCCAGCGCCGCCTGGACGAACTCGACCTGCTGAACCAGTGGACGACGCCGATCGGCTCCGCCGTGTTCGCGATACCGCCCGGCTGCGCCGAAGGCGGCTACATCGGCGAGACGCTGCTGGCCTGA
- a CDS encoding copper chaperone PCu(A)C → MIARTTRLGVLAAVAALALTGCATGTSASSDEAVSAAADVVTVSDAWVKAADEGMTGAFAELENDGSADVTVVAASTDAAAMVELHETAMGDDGEMAMSEVDGGFVVTAGGTHVLEPGADHIMLMSLTGPLAAGDEVTITLTFSDESTLEFTAPVKDFSGANENYDEGEDDMEMDE, encoded by the coding sequence GTGATCGCACGCACCACCCGCCTCGGCGTCCTCGCCGCCGTCGCCGCCCTCGCCCTGACCGGCTGCGCGACCGGCACGTCGGCCTCGAGCGATGAGGCCGTCTCCGCCGCCGCCGACGTCGTCACCGTCTCGGACGCCTGGGTCAAGGCCGCCGATGAGGGCATGACCGGAGCCTTCGCCGAGCTGGAGAACGACGGCAGCGCCGACGTCACCGTCGTGGCCGCCTCGACGGACGCCGCCGCCATGGTCGAGCTGCATGAGACCGCGATGGGCGACGACGGCGAGATGGCGATGAGCGAGGTCGACGGCGGCTTCGTCGTCACCGCCGGCGGCACCCACGTGCTCGAGCCGGGCGCCGACCACATCATGCTCATGAGCCTGACCGGCCCCCTCGCCGCCGGCGACGAGGTCACCATCACGCTCACCTTCTCCGACGAGTCGACCCTCGAGTTCACCGCGCCCGTCAAGGACTTCAGCGGCGCGAACGAGAACTACGACGAGGGCGAGGACGACATGGAGATGGACGAGTGA